One part of the Trichoplusia ni isolate ovarian cell line Hi5 chromosome 2, tn1, whole genome shotgun sequence genome encodes these proteins:
- the LOC113508391 gene encoding putative uncharacterized protein DDB_G0282133 isoform X1, with translation MAPGNNERHPGHTGTIPKTKVRNNCNVPQEAVTPTRRDMTSNLVTTSLDWVPVSEYNTRTNYSQSRKPTNNTSSDHELTDLDNSVTFESGFGRFVPVRPQPRALPLNVQNRENISAEQHDDGTGSSISGHTLHPYAHQMQNGLIPHSNHASAAVMIVNPTTPNAVTGNVSQPFNAPNQNRNNLTRNLNPSRNNFDGSHASNNNTTPPISNSRTGTKTVNLMNNMYEQGQGSFNNLNESNHVHRESARALGEAIAAACPDAAAVERRLGQIREYIRVTSSLVDTMRNSEEEAFIEHTKEEYDELVEMVMKLKESETKLESMLVDNVEVPAEESDGVVIVEIQASDSSFGDRNEQAEETSFSPDITNKIKNTTDIINNNLKKVTNIENEQLNKSMHSIRLEEEGHSQEEGNKRADGVDLQTSAPDNSETAENSTAIQVKEQPEIRKDDKELNELLRKNILSCVDKITRIEELKHKKNDTNKCSDQDVVTRPVSAQSNGSTYSDNELWQNEIKNKMELSQMRLAALKQQQRRLLKYQEEAKHQLEEMNRDRERERHAQEVQPSTSHDNFGGAQNQTLSGNYHHPNRMYAANQIGVATTLPHSSEALHVQQNMAASVEADRGHSAHSTHSQDDRFSHRDTNVTGSEEAAGVGRDSEVDDDEVLLNERSRILQLKLRELQMKKQHMESLVQEFQKLQMATHLEAAHNTYSSSGEDSGDEEIPRKCNKPSSNNKNEDPYKLMEIKAIKTALQKTKDLMRSVETYEAEHLSTGHDDSFRDIATHSNIHDNKSEGGGSMGGWSNDGSMCRVRNSLPQRHKFTNEQHSQQHSQHPQHQHQQQQHQQQHQQQHPQHSQHQQHPQQLHAQQQSVDAGHEANIATLQELAQELRMETEKIMGERARIKDMISNKEVSRKKKVNEEVRAGPSGQPGPAERRQMQLRALLADKQRELEALLNKEKVLCSTAEPQQMKQESRTASVVNQSYNSEQDHISEPESRSEQILLDSQDSRETENFRGGGDSALGGRSIAALPPHMGSAYGSDTDSASRNKSNQRNRIRRRQPQERQPDENSVTQSNNTNQNLRHEPRAEASNVNMVPPISQNTGDNPGNMPYPHVPPPGWNTNKSNQDMRNQFTQNSHSQTMERLMGTPQLSFPPSMPFNMMMPYSMVGGCSCGCGFWGAWCWQQLVMQQREIHQLRDQLNHLEERWRAETASHTLNNQVPPGNRANNYWDNFRSYSRQNLLSANNKANADGHLGVGPSHNPHPLVERSHNTLHRTPSATPPCITPKRNTNAVSSSHNGPQSSQANNDDVPNRHTRRNIAYERSLSFSSAPDVLNVNQNPDTDATTACHSRNIDENNVANVSNININRQEALSNSFRNLNITNPIPEIIQAHANNLNTSANSKKKSSSKLPAKNSTNRRNFTLDYSQMSNINIASTSEMPNPNLASTSREVQDKATSKLFDLLRENIYSEVTALIDVNESHPDFLIQLFRELQLISSDALRQKVLQSIRNVLSQYSSIIESQANDSALEENRQESVSTTSGEPTAYNECNSLPMQNVCGNAMQLDNKIVRFLLLKSDETCTTEFLETLVSLILSNVVDGRYTQQAKRRLLELLSKYEGMRVCDISGDIIENLPLIIPTSNETEPTQLTSELSESSILQDVAGSLNLFSSSDSLLHQINACPYDLWPGHVHMDIENSDMNDNSPRSSQEGKVDLINCSEMHNGDLAEADQTCHTEAEEVGAVGHDDASANAEALPDVVDTEEVTPTEAEAEWLGLDRVPTRLHMEETSEKQKGEVNTL, from the exons ATGGCTCCTGGTAACAACGAGCGGCATCCAGGTCACACGGGAACTATACCCAAGACAAAAGTAAGAAACAATTGTAATGTTCCTCAAGAAGCAGTCACCCCAACCAGAAGAGACATGACGTCCAATCTTGTAACG ACATCTCTTGATTGGGTGCCTGTCTCTGAATACAACACTCGGACAAACTACAGCCAATCAAGAAAACCAACAAATAATACATCATCAGATCACGAACTAACAGATTTAG ACAATTCTGTGACATTTGAGAGTGGATTTGGAAGATTTGTGCCTGTAAGACCGCAACCACGCGCATTACCCCTGAACGTGCAAAATCGCGAAAATATATCGGCTGAACAACACGACGATGGTACTGGCTCCTCCATATCTGGCCATACTTTGCACCCCTATGCGCATCAGATGCAGAATG GCCTAATTCCACATTCCAACCATGCATCAGCTGCTGTTATGATTGTGAATCCCACTACACCTAATGCTGTAACTGGGAATGTATCACAACCATTTAAT gCTCCAAATCAAAACAGGAATAATTTAACAAGAAACCTAAATCCTTCTCGCAACAATTTTGACGGAAGCCACGCTAGCAACAACAACACTACGCCGCCAATTTCCAATTCTAGAACTGGGACAAAGACAGTTAATTTAATGAACAATATGTATGAGCAGGGGCAAGGAAGTTTCAATAATCTCAATGAGAGTAATCAT GTTCATAGGGAGTCGGCGCGAGCATTAGGAGAGGCCATCGCTGCTGCCTGCCCAGACGCTGCAGCGGTAGAGCGTCGGCTTGGACAAATACGAGAATACATACGCGTTACTTCGTCTCTTGTCGATACTATGCGTAACTCGGAAGAAGAG gctTTTATTGAACACACTAAAGAAGAATATGATGAACTGGTAGAGATGgtgatgaaattaaaagaaagtgAAACCAAACTAGAAAGTATGTTAGTTGACAATGTAGAGGTACCTGCTGAGGAATCAGACGGTGTTGTTATTGTAGAGATACAGGCAAGTGACTCTTCTTTTGGGGATAGGAATGAGCAAGCAGAGGAAACAAGTTTTTCTCCtgatataacaaacaaaattaaaaatacgactGACATTATCAACAATAACCTAAAAAAAGTTACCAATATAGAAAACGAACAGTTGAATAAATCCATGCACAGCATAAGGCTTGAAGAAGAAGGACACTCTCAAGAAGAAGGTAATAAAAGAGCTGATGGTGTCGATTTGCAAACGTCAGCCCCCGATAACTCCGAAACTGCAGAAAACAGTACGGCAATACAAGTCAAAGAACAGCCTGAAATCAGAAAAGACGACAAGGAATTAAACGAATTATTGCGGAAAAACATACTTTCATGTGTTGACAAAATAACGCGGATTGAAGAACTGAAACATAAAAAGAACGATACAAATAAATGCAGCGATCAG GACGTAGTAACACGTCCAGTATCTGCTCAAAGCAACGGATCGACATATAGCGATAATGAACTGTggcaaaatgaaataaaaaataaaatggaactgTCGCAAATGCGTTTGGCGGCTTTAAAACAGCAACAAAGAAGGCTTCTTAAGTATCAG gAAGAAGCTAAGCACCAATTAGAAGAAATGAATCGTGATAGAGAAAGAGAGAGGCATGCACAGGAGGTACAGCCATCAACATCACATGACAACTTTGGTGGTGCCCAA AATCAGACATTGAGTGGAAATTACCATCATCCGAATCGAATGTATGCTGCCAATCAAATAGGCGTGGCGACGACATTGCCGCATTCGTCAGAGGCTTTACATGTGCAACAGAATATGGCGGCCAGTGTGGAGGCGGACCGCGGACATTCCGCGCATTCTACACACAGCCAAGATGATAGGTTCTCGCATAGAGATACCAATGTTACTGGGAGTGAG GAAGCGGCAGGCGTCGGTCGAGACAGTGAAGTTGATGATGACGAAGTCCTACTTAACGAACGCAGCCGTATACTACAGCTGAAACTTAGAGAACTGCAGATGAAGAAACAACATATGGAAAGTCTT GTGCAAGAGTTCCAAAAGCTGCAAATGGCTACCCATCTTGAAGCAGCACATAACACTTATTCCAGTTCAGGTGAAGACAGTGGTGATGAAGAAATTCCTAGAAAAT GTAATAAGCCTTCTagcaacaataaaaatgaagatcCTTACAAGTTAATGGAGATCAAGGCTATCAAGACAGctcttcaaaaaacaaaag ATTTAATGAGATCCGTCGAAACCTATGAAGCTGAGCATCTTTCTACGGGTCACGACGACTCCTTCAGAGATATAGCAACACATTCTAACATCCATGACAA TAAATCGGAAGGCGGTGGAAGTATGGGCGGCTGGTCCAACGACGGCAGTATGTGTCGCGTGCGCAACTCGCTGCCGCAACGACACAAATTCACTAACGAGCAGCACTCACAGCAACACTCGCAACATCCGCAACATCAACACCAACAGCAGCAGCATCAGCAACAACATCAACAGCAGCATCCGCAACACTCACAACATCAGCAGCATCCACAGCAACTTCATGCGCAGcaacaaa GTGTGGACGCAGGTCACGAGGCCAATATAGCTACGTTGCAGGAGCTCGCACAGGAGCTAAGGATGGAAACAGAGAAGATAATGGGTGAACGGGCACGTATCAAGGATATGATATCTAATAAGG AGGTGAGCCGTAAAAAGAAAGTGAATGAAGAGGTTCGCGCTGGTCCGAGCGGCCAGCCCGGACCCGCCGAGCGGAGACAAATGCAGCTGCGGGCGCTACTTGCCGACAAGCAACGCGAACTGGAAGCCCTTCTTAATAAAGAG AAAGTGCTGTGTTCCACTGCTGAACCACAACAGATGAAACAAGAATCACGTACCGCATCTGTCGTCAATCAGTCGTATAATAG CGAACAGGATCACATTAGTGAACCAGAATCTAGGTCTGAACAAATACTCTTAGATTCGCAAGACTCAAGGGAAACTGAAAACTTCAGG gGCGGCGGAGACAGTGCATTAGGCGGAAGATCCATCGCTGCTTTACCACCTCACATGGGCAGCGCTTATGGAAGTGACACAGACAG TGCATCCAGAAATAAATCGAATCAAAGGAACAGGATACGCCGAAGACAACCCCAAGAGAGACAGCCTGATGAAAATAGT GTAACACAGTCGAATAATACGAATCAAAACTTACGACACGAGCCGAGAGCTGAAGCATCTAATGTAAACATGGTACCTCCAATATCTCAAAACA ctggCGATAATCCTGGAAACATGCCATACCCGCATGTGCCTCCTCCTGGATGGAACACTAATAAATCTAACCAG GACATGCGTAACCAGTTTACTCAGAACAGTCACTCTCAAACAATGGAGCGTTTGATGGGTACGCCGCAGTTGTCTTTCCCTCCATCGATGCCGTTCAATATGATGATGCCTTACA gcATGGTTGGCGGCTGCAGCTGCGGTTGCGGTTTCTGGGGCGCGTGGTGTTGGCAGCAACTTGTTATGCAACAGCGAGAAATACACCAACTTAGAGATCAACTTAACCAT cttgaAGAACGTTGGCGTGCGGAGACAGCTTCCCATACACTAAATAACCAAGTGCCACCGGGAAATCGAGCTAATAACTATTGGGATAACTTTCGCAG TTATTCCCGTCAAAATCTTCTCTCCGCTAATAACAAGGCAAACGCTGACGGACACTTAGGGGTGGGGCCTTCTCATAATCCTCATCCTTTAGTAGAAAGATCACATAACACGCTTCATCGCACTCCTTCAGCAACCCCACCCTGTATCACACCCAAAAGAAATACCAACGCTGTTAGTTCCTCACACAACGGTCCTCAGTCATCGCAGGCAAACAACGATGACGTACCCAATAGACACACGCGTCGTAACATCGCGTACGAACGATCTCTATCCTTCTCGTCTGCCCCAGACGTGTTAAATGTTAATCAGAACCCAGATACTGATGCAACAACAGCTTGCCATTCAAGAAATATTGACGAAAACAATGTTGCTAACGTttctaacataaatattaatcgTCAAGAAGCCCTATCCAATTCCTTTAGAAATTTAAACATAACTAATCCTATACCTGAGATTATACAGGCACATGCCAATAACTTAAATACGTCCGCTAACAGTAAGAAGAAATCGTCTTCAAAACTGCCAGCCAAGAACTCGACCAATCGGAGAAATTTCACTTTGGATTATTCTCAAATGAGCAATATAAATATTGCCAGTACCTCTGAAATGCCTAATCCTAATTTGGCGTCAACAAGTCGTGAAGTTCAAGACAAGGCCACATCAAAACTATTTGATCTTCTGCGGGAAAATATATATTCGGAAGTGACTGCCTTGATTGATGTTAATGAATCTCATCCAGATTTTTTGATCCAACTATTTCGAGAATTACAGTTGATAAGTTCAGATGCTTTACGACAAAAAGTATTACAGTCGATTCGCAATGTATTATCTCAATACAGCTCTATAATTGAAAGCCAAGCGAATGATAGTGCGCTCGAAGAGAATAGACAAGAATCGGTTTCTACTACATCCGGTGAGCCGACTGCATACAATGAGTGTAACTCGCTACCGATGCAAAACGTATGCGGGAATGCGATGCAACTTGATAATAAAATCGTTCgctttttgttgttgaaaagCGATGAAACATGTACGACCGAATTTCTGGAAACATTAGTATCACTGATTTTGAGCAATGTTGTCGACGGAAGATACACGCAACAAGCCAAAAGGAGGCTTTTAGAACTACTTTCTAAATACGAAGGTATGAGAGTTTGTGATATTTCAGGCGACATAATTGAAAACTTGCCCTTGATAATACCAACAAGTAACGAAACTGAACCTACGCAGCTTACGAGTGAATTATCGGAATCATCTATACTGCAAGACGTTGCAGGTTCTTTAAATTTGTTCAGTTCTAGTGACAGCCTGTTGCATCAAATCAATGCTTGTCCCTACGACCTGTGGCCGGGGCATGTTCACATGGATATTGAAAATTCTGATATGAATGACAATAGTCCTCGTTCGAGCCAAGAGGGCAAAGTGGATCTCATTAATTGTTCAGAAATGCATAATGGAGATTTGGCAGAAGCTGACCAAACATGTCACACGGAGGCTGAAGAAGTTGGCGCCGTGGGACATGATGATGCGAGTGCTAATGCTGAAGCTCTACCTGACGTTGTAGACACCGAAGAAGTGACTCCGACAGAG GCGGAAGCTGAGTGGCTTGGACTTGACCGTGTGCCAACAAGGCTGCACATGGAAGAAacatctgaaaaacaaaaaggtgaagttaatacattataa
- the LOC113508391 gene encoding putative uncharacterized protein DDB_G0282133 isoform X3, giving the protein MAPGNNERHPGHTGTIPKTKVRNNCNVPQEAVTPTRRDMTSNLVTTSLDWVPVSEYNTRTNYSQSRKPTNNTSSDHELTDLDNSVTFESGFGRFVPVRPQPRALPLNVQNRENISAEQHDDGTGSSISGHTLHPYAHQMQNGLIPHSNHASAAVMIVNPTTPNAVTGNVSQPFNAPNQNRNNLTRNLNPSRNNFDGSHASNNNTTPPISNSRTGTKTVNLMNNMYEQGQGSFNNLNESNHVHRESARALGEAIAAACPDAAAVERRLGQIREYIRVTSSLVDTMRNSEEEAFIEHTKEEYDELVEMVMKLKESETKLESMLVDNVEVPAEESDGVVIVEIQASDSSFGDRNEQAEETSFSPDITNKIKNTTDIINNNLKKVTNIENEQLNKSMHSIRLEEEGHSQEEGNKRADGVDLQTSAPDNSETAENSTAIQVKEQPEIRKDDKELNELLRKNILSCVDKITRIEELKHKKNDTNKCSDQDVVTRPVSAQSNGSTYSDNELWQNEIKNKMELSQMRLAALKQQQRRLLKYQEEAKHQLEEMNRDRERERHAQEVQPSTSHDNFGGAQNQTLSGNYHHPNRMYAANQIGVATTLPHSSEALHVQQNMAASVEADRGHSAHSTHSQDDRFSHRDTNVTGSEEAAGVGRDSEVDDDEVLLNERSRILQLKLRELQMKKQHMESLVQEFQKLQMATHLEAAHNTYSSSGEDSGDEEIPRKCNKPSSNNKNEDPYKLMEIKAIKTALQKTKDLMRSVETYEAEHLSTGHDDSFRDIATHSNIHDNKSEGGGSMGGWSNDGSMCRVRNSLPQRHKFTNEQHSQQHSQHPQHQHQQQQHQQQHQQQHPQHSQHQQHPQQLHAQQQSVDAGHEANIATLQELAQELRMETEKIMGERARIKDMISNKEVSRKKKVNEEVRAGPSGQPGPAERRQMQLRALLADKQRELEALLNKEKVLCSTAEPQQMKQESRTASVVNQSYNSEQDHISEPESRSEQILLDSQDSRETENFRGGGDSALGGRSIAALPPHMGSAYGSDTDSASRNKSNQRNRIRRRQPQERQPDENSVTQSNNTNQNLRHEPRAEASNVNMVPPISQNTGDNPGNMPYPHVPPPGWNTNKSNQDMRNQFTQNSHSQTMERLMGTPQLSFPPSMPFNMMMPYSMVGGCSCGCGFWGAWCWQQLVMQQREIHQLRDQLNHLEERWRAETASHTLNNQVPPGNRANNYWDNFRSYSRQNLLSANNKANADGHLGVGPSHNPHPLVERSHNTLHRTPSATPPCITPKRNTNAVSSSHNGPQSSQANNDDVPNRHTRRNIAYERSLSFSSAPDVLNVNQNPDTDATTACHSRNIDENNVANVSNININRQEALSNSFRNLNITNPIPEIIQAHANNLNTSANSKKKSSSKLPAKNSTNRRNFTLDYSQMSNINIASTSEMPNPNLASTSREVQDKATSKLFDLLRENIYSEVTALIDVNESHPDFLIQLFRELQLISSDALRQKVLQSIRNVLSQYSSIIESQANDSALEENRQESVSTTSGEPTAYNECNSLPMQNVCGNAMQLDNKIVRFLLLKSDETCTTEFLETLVSLILSNVVDGRYTQQAKRRLLELLSKYEGMRVCDISGDIIENLPLIIPTSNETEPTQLTSELSESSILQDVAGSLNLFSSSDSLLHQINACPYDLWPGHVHMDIENSDMNDNSPRSSQEGKVDLINCSEMHNGDLAEADQTCHTEAEEVGAVGHDDASANAEALPDVVDTEEVTPTEAEAEWLGLDRVPTRLHMEETSEKQKD; this is encoded by the exons ATGGCTCCTGGTAACAACGAGCGGCATCCAGGTCACACGGGAACTATACCCAAGACAAAAGTAAGAAACAATTGTAATGTTCCTCAAGAAGCAGTCACCCCAACCAGAAGAGACATGACGTCCAATCTTGTAACG ACATCTCTTGATTGGGTGCCTGTCTCTGAATACAACACTCGGACAAACTACAGCCAATCAAGAAAACCAACAAATAATACATCATCAGATCACGAACTAACAGATTTAG ACAATTCTGTGACATTTGAGAGTGGATTTGGAAGATTTGTGCCTGTAAGACCGCAACCACGCGCATTACCCCTGAACGTGCAAAATCGCGAAAATATATCGGCTGAACAACACGACGATGGTACTGGCTCCTCCATATCTGGCCATACTTTGCACCCCTATGCGCATCAGATGCAGAATG GCCTAATTCCACATTCCAACCATGCATCAGCTGCTGTTATGATTGTGAATCCCACTACACCTAATGCTGTAACTGGGAATGTATCACAACCATTTAAT gCTCCAAATCAAAACAGGAATAATTTAACAAGAAACCTAAATCCTTCTCGCAACAATTTTGACGGAAGCCACGCTAGCAACAACAACACTACGCCGCCAATTTCCAATTCTAGAACTGGGACAAAGACAGTTAATTTAATGAACAATATGTATGAGCAGGGGCAAGGAAGTTTCAATAATCTCAATGAGAGTAATCAT GTTCATAGGGAGTCGGCGCGAGCATTAGGAGAGGCCATCGCTGCTGCCTGCCCAGACGCTGCAGCGGTAGAGCGTCGGCTTGGACAAATACGAGAATACATACGCGTTACTTCGTCTCTTGTCGATACTATGCGTAACTCGGAAGAAGAG gctTTTATTGAACACACTAAAGAAGAATATGATGAACTGGTAGAGATGgtgatgaaattaaaagaaagtgAAACCAAACTAGAAAGTATGTTAGTTGACAATGTAGAGGTACCTGCTGAGGAATCAGACGGTGTTGTTATTGTAGAGATACAGGCAAGTGACTCTTCTTTTGGGGATAGGAATGAGCAAGCAGAGGAAACAAGTTTTTCTCCtgatataacaaacaaaattaaaaatacgactGACATTATCAACAATAACCTAAAAAAAGTTACCAATATAGAAAACGAACAGTTGAATAAATCCATGCACAGCATAAGGCTTGAAGAAGAAGGACACTCTCAAGAAGAAGGTAATAAAAGAGCTGATGGTGTCGATTTGCAAACGTCAGCCCCCGATAACTCCGAAACTGCAGAAAACAGTACGGCAATACAAGTCAAAGAACAGCCTGAAATCAGAAAAGACGACAAGGAATTAAACGAATTATTGCGGAAAAACATACTTTCATGTGTTGACAAAATAACGCGGATTGAAGAACTGAAACATAAAAAGAACGATACAAATAAATGCAGCGATCAG GACGTAGTAACACGTCCAGTATCTGCTCAAAGCAACGGATCGACATATAGCGATAATGAACTGTggcaaaatgaaataaaaaataaaatggaactgTCGCAAATGCGTTTGGCGGCTTTAAAACAGCAACAAAGAAGGCTTCTTAAGTATCAG gAAGAAGCTAAGCACCAATTAGAAGAAATGAATCGTGATAGAGAAAGAGAGAGGCATGCACAGGAGGTACAGCCATCAACATCACATGACAACTTTGGTGGTGCCCAA AATCAGACATTGAGTGGAAATTACCATCATCCGAATCGAATGTATGCTGCCAATCAAATAGGCGTGGCGACGACATTGCCGCATTCGTCAGAGGCTTTACATGTGCAACAGAATATGGCGGCCAGTGTGGAGGCGGACCGCGGACATTCCGCGCATTCTACACACAGCCAAGATGATAGGTTCTCGCATAGAGATACCAATGTTACTGGGAGTGAG GAAGCGGCAGGCGTCGGTCGAGACAGTGAAGTTGATGATGACGAAGTCCTACTTAACGAACGCAGCCGTATACTACAGCTGAAACTTAGAGAACTGCAGATGAAGAAACAACATATGGAAAGTCTT GTGCAAGAGTTCCAAAAGCTGCAAATGGCTACCCATCTTGAAGCAGCACATAACACTTATTCCAGTTCAGGTGAAGACAGTGGTGATGAAGAAATTCCTAGAAAAT GTAATAAGCCTTCTagcaacaataaaaatgaagatcCTTACAAGTTAATGGAGATCAAGGCTATCAAGACAGctcttcaaaaaacaaaag ATTTAATGAGATCCGTCGAAACCTATGAAGCTGAGCATCTTTCTACGGGTCACGACGACTCCTTCAGAGATATAGCAACACATTCTAACATCCATGACAA TAAATCGGAAGGCGGTGGAAGTATGGGCGGCTGGTCCAACGACGGCAGTATGTGTCGCGTGCGCAACTCGCTGCCGCAACGACACAAATTCACTAACGAGCAGCACTCACAGCAACACTCGCAACATCCGCAACATCAACACCAACAGCAGCAGCATCAGCAACAACATCAACAGCAGCATCCGCAACACTCACAACATCAGCAGCATCCACAGCAACTTCATGCGCAGcaacaaa GTGTGGACGCAGGTCACGAGGCCAATATAGCTACGTTGCAGGAGCTCGCACAGGAGCTAAGGATGGAAACAGAGAAGATAATGGGTGAACGGGCACGTATCAAGGATATGATATCTAATAAGG AGGTGAGCCGTAAAAAGAAAGTGAATGAAGAGGTTCGCGCTGGTCCGAGCGGCCAGCCCGGACCCGCCGAGCGGAGACAAATGCAGCTGCGGGCGCTACTTGCCGACAAGCAACGCGAACTGGAAGCCCTTCTTAATAAAGAG AAAGTGCTGTGTTCCACTGCTGAACCACAACAGATGAAACAAGAATCACGTACCGCATCTGTCGTCAATCAGTCGTATAATAG CGAACAGGATCACATTAGTGAACCAGAATCTAGGTCTGAACAAATACTCTTAGATTCGCAAGACTCAAGGGAAACTGAAAACTTCAGG gGCGGCGGAGACAGTGCATTAGGCGGAAGATCCATCGCTGCTTTACCACCTCACATGGGCAGCGCTTATGGAAGTGACACAGACAG TGCATCCAGAAATAAATCGAATCAAAGGAACAGGATACGCCGAAGACAACCCCAAGAGAGACAGCCTGATGAAAATAGT GTAACACAGTCGAATAATACGAATCAAAACTTACGACACGAGCCGAGAGCTGAAGCATCTAATGTAAACATGGTACCTCCAATATCTCAAAACA ctggCGATAATCCTGGAAACATGCCATACCCGCATGTGCCTCCTCCTGGATGGAACACTAATAAATCTAACCAG GACATGCGTAACCAGTTTACTCAGAACAGTCACTCTCAAACAATGGAGCGTTTGATGGGTACGCCGCAGTTGTCTTTCCCTCCATCGATGCCGTTCAATATGATGATGCCTTACA gcATGGTTGGCGGCTGCAGCTGCGGTTGCGGTTTCTGGGGCGCGTGGTGTTGGCAGCAACTTGTTATGCAACAGCGAGAAATACACCAACTTAGAGATCAACTTAACCAT cttgaAGAACGTTGGCGTGCGGAGACAGCTTCCCATACACTAAATAACCAAGTGCCACCGGGAAATCGAGCTAATAACTATTGGGATAACTTTCGCAG TTATTCCCGTCAAAATCTTCTCTCCGCTAATAACAAGGCAAACGCTGACGGACACTTAGGGGTGGGGCCTTCTCATAATCCTCATCCTTTAGTAGAAAGATCACATAACACGCTTCATCGCACTCCTTCAGCAACCCCACCCTGTATCACACCCAAAAGAAATACCAACGCTGTTAGTTCCTCACACAACGGTCCTCAGTCATCGCAGGCAAACAACGATGACGTACCCAATAGACACACGCGTCGTAACATCGCGTACGAACGATCTCTATCCTTCTCGTCTGCCCCAGACGTGTTAAATGTTAATCAGAACCCAGATACTGATGCAACAACAGCTTGCCATTCAAGAAATATTGACGAAAACAATGTTGCTAACGTttctaacataaatattaatcgTCAAGAAGCCCTATCCAATTCCTTTAGAAATTTAAACATAACTAATCCTATACCTGAGATTATACAGGCACATGCCAATAACTTAAATACGTCCGCTAACAGTAAGAAGAAATCGTCTTCAAAACTGCCAGCCAAGAACTCGACCAATCGGAGAAATTTCACTTTGGATTATTCTCAAATGAGCAATATAAATATTGCCAGTACCTCTGAAATGCCTAATCCTAATTTGGCGTCAACAAGTCGTGAAGTTCAAGACAAGGCCACATCAAAACTATTTGATCTTCTGCGGGAAAATATATATTCGGAAGTGACTGCCTTGATTGATGTTAATGAATCTCATCCAGATTTTTTGATCCAACTATTTCGAGAATTACAGTTGATAAGTTCAGATGCTTTACGACAAAAAGTATTACAGTCGATTCGCAATGTATTATCTCAATACAGCTCTATAATTGAAAGCCAAGCGAATGATAGTGCGCTCGAAGAGAATAGACAAGAATCGGTTTCTACTACATCCGGTGAGCCGACTGCATACAATGAGTGTAACTCGCTACCGATGCAAAACGTATGCGGGAATGCGATGCAACTTGATAATAAAATCGTTCgctttttgttgttgaaaagCGATGAAACATGTACGACCGAATTTCTGGAAACATTAGTATCACTGATTTTGAGCAATGTTGTCGACGGAAGATACACGCAACAAGCCAAAAGGAGGCTTTTAGAACTACTTTCTAAATACGAAGGTATGAGAGTTTGTGATATTTCAGGCGACATAATTGAAAACTTGCCCTTGATAATACCAACAAGTAACGAAACTGAACCTACGCAGCTTACGAGTGAATTATCGGAATCATCTATACTGCAAGACGTTGCAGGTTCTTTAAATTTGTTCAGTTCTAGTGACAGCCTGTTGCATCAAATCAATGCTTGTCCCTACGACCTGTGGCCGGGGCATGTTCACATGGATATTGAAAATTCTGATATGAATGACAATAGTCCTCGTTCGAGCCAAGAGGGCAAAGTGGATCTCATTAATTGTTCAGAAATGCATAATGGAGATTTGGCAGAAGCTGACCAAACATGTCACACGGAGGCTGAAGAAGTTGGCGCCGTGGGACATGATGATGCGAGTGCTAATGCTGAAGCTCTACCTGACGTTGTAGACACCGAAGAAGTGACTCCGACAGAG GCGGAAGCTGAGTGGCTTGGACTTGACCGTGTGCCAACAAGGCTGCACATGGAAGAAacatctgaaaaacaaaaag ATTGA